The following coding sequences are from one Achromobacter sp. B7 window:
- a CDS encoding SulP family inorganic anion transporter: MTQAASKLASRLFGSWVNEVSRVTLRADLFAGLLGALLVLPQGVAFATLAGLPAEYGLYSAIVPCIVAALFGSSRHVMSGPTNANSLALFAVLTPLAVAGSPGYIELALAVTVLVGVMQWLVGALRLGSLAHFISPSALFGFTSGAALLIAVHALKDGLGVPSPASHGAGALLVSVGTHLDQVHPGAVLVTLTTLGVALLVRRLDKRKPYMLLGLVAGSVAAAAFNSWVAKAGGDAVSVVGAIAQPWPPFHVPSVDWRALPDLMSLAFALTIVALAQSISIAKAVATRSGQRIDANREFVGQGLSNIVGGFFSCYLSCGSLNRSIPNFEAGAKTPLAAVFSAVLLVVLVALSAPLLAMIPNAAISGLLLLVAWTLLDIPRWRQLIRMQPGECAIAAATLAATVTIRMEVAILLGTVLSLMAYLHRTSRPAMRTMGFDSRGPDRRFVVLAHQADALPECPQLKLLRMEGSIYFGAAAHVAQRLHELREAPDAPRHLLVMAKSMNFIDLAGAEVWEDELVARRAMGGDLYFHRPRPEVLDMWRRTGFLDRLGADHIYPDKATALRDIYARLDRGICAGCQARIFWECQTPAQASPDQGVSVPR; this comes from the coding sequence ATGACGCAAGCGGCAAGCAAACTGGCGAGCCGCCTGTTCGGTTCATGGGTGAACGAGGTCAGCCGCGTCACGTTGCGGGCGGACCTGTTCGCCGGCCTGCTGGGCGCGCTGCTGGTGCTGCCGCAAGGCGTCGCCTTCGCCACACTGGCCGGGTTGCCTGCTGAATACGGGCTGTATTCGGCGATCGTGCCCTGTATCGTCGCGGCCTTGTTCGGGTCGAGCCGCCACGTGATGTCGGGTCCGACCAATGCCAATTCGCTGGCCTTGTTCGCGGTGCTGACACCGCTGGCGGTCGCGGGCAGCCCCGGCTATATCGAACTGGCGCTGGCCGTCACGGTGCTGGTGGGGGTGATGCAGTGGCTGGTGGGCGCGCTGCGCCTGGGGTCGTTGGCACATTTCATTTCGCCGTCGGCGCTGTTCGGTTTCACCAGCGGTGCCGCGCTGCTGATCGCCGTGCATGCCTTGAAAGACGGGCTGGGTGTGCCGTCGCCCGCGTCGCACGGGGCGGGCGCCTTGCTTGTCAGTGTGGGCACGCATCTGGATCAAGTGCATCCCGGCGCCGTCCTGGTCACGCTGACCACGCTGGGCGTGGCGCTGCTGGTGCGGCGGCTGGACAAGCGCAAGCCCTACATGTTGCTGGGCCTGGTGGCCGGTTCTGTGGCGGCAGCGGCGTTCAATTCGTGGGTGGCCAAGGCGGGTGGGGATGCGGTATCGGTGGTGGGCGCCATCGCGCAGCCGTGGCCGCCGTTCCACGTGCCCAGCGTGGACTGGCGCGCCTTGCCCGACCTGATGAGCCTGGCCTTCGCGCTGACCATCGTGGCCCTGGCGCAATCGATATCCATTGCCAAGGCGGTGGCCACCCGGTCGGGTCAGCGTATCGACGCCAACCGCGAATTCGTGGGGCAGGGGCTGTCGAACATCGTGGGCGGCTTCTTTTCCTGCTACTTGTCCTGCGGTTCGTTGAACCGGTCGATTCCCAATTTCGAAGCGGGCGCCAAGACGCCGCTGGCGGCGGTATTTTCGGCGGTGTTGCTGGTGGTGCTGGTGGCCCTGTCCGCCCCGCTGCTGGCCATGATTCCCAACGCCGCCATCTCGGGGCTGTTGTTGCTGGTGGCATGGACGTTGCTGGACATCCCGCGTTGGCGCCAGCTGATCCGGATGCAGCCAGGCGAATGCGCCATTGCCGCCGCCACGCTGGCCGCCACCGTCACGATCCGCATGGAAGTGGCCATTCTGCTGGGCACCGTGCTGTCGCTGATGGCCTACCTGCACCGCACCTCGCGCCCCGCCATGCGCACGATGGGCTTTGATTCACGCGGGCCGGATCGGCGCTTCGTGGTGCTGGCACACCAAGCCGACGCGCTGCCGGAATGCCCGCAGCTGAAGTTGCTGCGCATGGAAGGGTCCATCTACTTCGGCGCGGCGGCGCACGTGGCGCAGCGGCTGCACGAGCTGCGCGAAGCGCCCGATGCGCCGCGCCATCTGCTGGTGATGGCCAAGAGCATGAACTTCATCGATCTGGCCGGCGCCGAGGTATGGGAAGACGAACTTGTTGCGCGGCGCGCGATGGGCGGCGACCTGTATTTCCACCGCCCCCGGCCCGAAGTGCTGGACATGTGGCGCCGCACGGGATTCCTGGATCGGTTGGGGGCGGACCATATCTACCCCGACAAGGCGACCGCGCTGCGCGACATCTACGCCAGGCTGGATCGCGGTATCTGTGCGGGCTGCCAGGCGCGGATATTCTGGGAATGCCAGACCCCCGCGCAAGCCTCGCCGGATCAGGGTGTTTCCGTACCCAGGTAG
- a CDS encoding phosphonopyruvate hydrolase, whose translation MNRNLRFRQKLQDSALMHAMSAHNPMAARLAADAGFDAIWGSGFELSASYAVPDASILSSSVHLDMMRAIAATVDVPVIADIDTGFGNAINVSYMVPQYEAAGVSAVVMEDKTFPKDTSLRAGGRQELVRTEEFQGKIEAACAARRDADFCVIARTEALIAGLGQQEALSRALAYEAAGADAILIHSKQSTPDEVLAFIAAWPGRVPLVLVPTAYPQLREADIQALGKVGLVIYGNHAIRAAVGAMRDVFARIRRDGGIHAVDADLPSVKDIIALQGDAAMRELEQRYLK comes from the coding sequence ATGAACCGCAACCTTCGTTTTCGCCAGAAACTGCAAGATTCCGCATTGATGCACGCCATGTCGGCGCACAACCCGATGGCGGCGCGGCTGGCCGCCGACGCCGGCTTTGACGCCATCTGGGGCAGCGGCTTTGAGTTGTCCGCCAGCTACGCGGTGCCCGACGCCAGCATTCTTTCCTCGTCCGTGCATCTGGACATGATGCGCGCCATCGCCGCGACGGTGGACGTGCCCGTCATTGCCGACATCGACACCGGTTTTGGCAACGCGATCAACGTGTCGTATATGGTGCCGCAGTACGAAGCGGCGGGCGTGTCGGCCGTGGTGATGGAAGACAAGACGTTTCCCAAGGACACCAGCTTGCGCGCCGGCGGCAGGCAGGAACTGGTTCGGACAGAAGAATTCCAGGGCAAGATCGAGGCCGCCTGCGCCGCGCGGCGGGACGCGGATTTTTGCGTCATCGCCCGCACCGAGGCGCTGATCGCCGGCTTGGGCCAGCAGGAAGCGCTGTCCCGCGCCCTGGCCTACGAGGCCGCGGGCGCCGACGCCATCCTGATTCATTCCAAGCAAAGCACGCCCGACGAGGTCCTGGCGTTCATAGCCGCCTGGCCCGGCCGCGTGCCGCTGGTGCTGGTGCCGACCGCATATCCGCAACTGCGCGAAGCCGACATCCAGGCGTTGGGCAAGGTGGGCTTGGTGATCTACGGCAACCATGCCATCCGCGCGGCGGTGGGCGCCATGCGCGATGTGTTCGCGCGCATCCGGCGCGACGGCGGCATACACGCCGTGGATGCCGATCTGCCTTCGGTCAAGGACATCATCGCGTTGCAGGGCGATGCCGCCATGCGCGAACTTGAGCAGCGATATCTGAAGTAG